A genome region from Piliocolobus tephrosceles isolate RC106 chromosome 8, ASM277652v3, whole genome shotgun sequence includes the following:
- the ZSCAN21 gene encoding zinc finger and SCAN domain-containing protein 21: protein MMTKVLGMAPVLGPRPPQEQVGPLMVKVEEKEEKGKCLPSLEMFRQRFRQFGYHDTPGPREALSQLRVLCCEWLRPEIHTKEQILELLVLEQFLTILPQELQAWVQEHCPESAEEAVTLLEDLERELDEPGHQVSTPPKEQKPVWEKIPSSGTAKESPSSVQPQPLETSHKYESWGPLYIQETGEEQEFTQDPRKARDCRLSTQHEESADEQKGSEADGLKGDIISVIIANKPEARLERQCVKLENEKGTKPPLQESVSKKGRESVPTKPTPGERRYICAECGKAFSNSSNLTKHRRTHTGEKPYVCTKCGKAFSHSSNLTLHYRTHLVDRPYDCKCGKAFGQSSDLLKHQRMHTEEAPYQCKDCGKAFSGKGSLIRHYRIHTGEKPYQCNECGKSFSQHAGLSSHQRLHTGEKPYKCKECGKAFNHSSNFNKHHRIHTGEKPYWCHHCGKTFCSKSNLSKHQRVHTGEGEAL from the exons ATGATGACCAAGGTACTAGGCATGGCCCCAGTTCTGGGCCCTAGGCCTCCACAGGAGCAGGTGGGGCCTCTGATGGTAAAAGtcgaggagaaagaagagaaaggcaaGTGCCTTCCTAGCCTGGAGATGTTCCGCCAGCGGTTCAGGCAGTTTGGGTACCATGACACCCCCGGACCCCGAGAGGCCCTGAGCCAGCTCCGGGTGCTCTGCTGTGAGTGGCTGAGGCCCGAGATCCACACCAAGGAGCAGATTCTGGAGCTACTGGTGCTGGAGCAGTTCCTGACCATCCTGCCCCAGGAGCTCCAGGCCTGGGTGCAGGAACACTGCCCGGAGAGCGCTGAAGAGGCTGTCACTCTCCTTGAAGATCTGGAGCGGGAACTGGATGAGCCAGGACACCAG GTCTCAACTCCTCCAAAGGAACAGAAGCCGGTATGGGAGAAGATACCCTCCTCGGGAACTGCAAAGGAATCCCCGAGCAGCGTGCAGCCACAGCCCTTGGAGACCAGTCACAAATACGAGTCTTGGGGGCCCCTGTACATCCAAGAGACTGGTGAGGAGCAGGAGTTCACTCAAGATCCGAGAAAGGCCCGAG ATTGCAGATTGAGTACCCAGCATGAGGAATCAGCAGATGAGCAGAAAGGTTCTGAAGCAGATGGGCTCAAAGGGGATATAATTTCTGTGATTATCGCCAATAAACCTGAGGCCAGGTTAGAGAGGCAGTGCGtaaaacttgaaaatgaaaaaggaacaaaacccCCTCTTCAAGAGTCAGTCTCCAAGAAAGGTAGAGAATCAGTTCCTACTAAACCTACCCCAGGAGAGAGACGTTATATATGTGCTgagtgtggcaaagcctttagtaATAGCTCAAATCTCACCAAACACCggagaacacacactggggagaAACCTTACGTGTGCACCAAGTGTGGGAAAGCTTTCAGCCACAGCTCAAACCTCACCCTCCACTACAGAACACACTTGGTGGACCGGCCCTACGACTGTAAGTGTGGAAAAGCCTTTGGGCAGAGCTCAGACCTTCTTAAACATCAGAGAATGCACACCGAGGAGGCGCCGTATCAGTGCAAAGATTGTGGCAAGGCTTTCAGTGGGAAAGGCAGCCTCATTCGTCACTATCGGATCCACACTGGGGAGAAGCCTTATCAGTGTAACGAATGTGGGAAGAGCTTCAGTCAGCATGCAGGCCTCAGCTCCCACCAGAGACTCCACACCGGAGAGAAGCCATATAAGTGTAAggagtgtgggaaagccttcaacCACAGCTCCAACTTCAATAAACACCACAGAATCCACACTGGGGAAAAGCCCTACTGGTGTCATCACTGTGGAAAGACCTTCTGTAGCAAGTCCAATCTTTCCAAACATCAGCGAGTCCACACTGGAGAGGGAGAAGCACTGTAA